The proteins below are encoded in one region of Apostichopus japonicus isolate 1M-3 chromosome 22, ASM3797524v1, whole genome shotgun sequence:
- the LOC139964164 gene encoding uncharacterized protein, producing MKWTSCNETWHCRANSYPVIPIYPSNKGYMSCLSMQGHLEVCLDCFCESCTEMQGCTTPFPTEEVWQKTGGILHINAKNVLDRKTKIGWHELMTLLAKHTSAPASYTEGCRMWTGAYTISKPGAPAYGIIFTMLTLAAKRRGSRVHILTYMLFKVLCKVKKS from the exons aTGAAGTGGACTTCCTGCAATGAGACTTGGCACTGTCGGGCAAACTCATATCCAGTAATTCCAATATATCCTAGTAACAAGGGCTATATGTCATGCTTGAGTATGCAGGGGCACCTTGAGGTGTGTCTAGATTGCTTTTGTGAGTCCTG tacagaaatgcagggttgcactacaccatttcccacagaggaagtatggcagaaaacaggtggaattttacatataaatgccaAAAATGTGCTGGACAGAAAG AccaagattggatggcatgAGCTGATGACATTGTTGGCAAAACATACATcagccccagcaagttacacagagggatgcagaatgtggacaggtgcctacaccatcagtaagccaggggcaccagcatatggcattattttcacaatgctaaccctggcagctaagagaagaggcagcagagtccacattctgacatatatgctcttcaaagtattgtgcaaagtaaagaaatcttaa